ATCAGACACCCCTGCTCAAAGATCAGGCAGGCCCAAGCTCCCCCGCTGAGGCAGGCTCTCCTTTCCCTGTACCAGCTTTTTGTTGCAAACCCCTGGCTGCCATGGGCTCCCATCTCCATGCCTTTGCTCATGCCTTGCTCCTGCTTGGAGTGCCTGCTGCTCTGCTTCAACCGTACCCATCCCTTGATGCTCAGTGCAAATTCCATCTCCACAAATCGGTTTTTCtgacctccccacccctcccatcCTTCTGAGCCTCGAGGACATTCCCTCTGTCCCACGTACATATCACTAACCACTCACTTCCTCAGTCTAGAATTTTGGGGATCTACATCTTTTCATCACTAGAGGCTGTGAGGTCCTTGGTAGCAAAGCTGAATATTCTAGTGGATTAAAATCAGGAactttggcctggcatggtggctcctgcctataatcccagcactttgagaggctaaagctccgcctgagctcaggggttcgagaccagcctgggcaacatggtgaaaccccgtctctactaaaatacaaaaaaaaattagccaggcatggcagcatgtacctgttatcccagcaactcaggaggctgagccagaattgcttgaacccaggaggtggaggttgcagtgatccaagattgtgtcactgcattccagcctggtgacagagcaagactacacctcaaaaaaaaaaaaaaaaaaaaaagaaaaggtcaggAACTTGAAACTCCGACTCAGCCACTTATGTACTACTGTGTGACCTCAGGAAGATCACTCAATCTCTCTgcacctcagtgtcctcatctataaaatgggaatgaacaCAGTTCCTACCTCACAGGGAAGCTATGAATATTAGTTGAAATGAAATATACAAAGAGCCTAGCCCAGAGTAAACATCTAATAAATGCTGACTGCCACGACTGTGGTAATGGTTATTACAAGTggcctctgtgtcctcacaggcccttgtacacagtaggtgtattgAGTTGAACTGAAATTCAACTGAATTGAGCTGGATGGAAAGAGCAGGGCTGGCTCTCAGCTGCTGCCCCATCCCCGGCCAGGCCTCACCTCTCAGTGAACATCTTCACCTCACTGATCAACCGCCAGAACCCCACCACCTGCCTCCAGAGGAGGAGCAGGCGACTGTGCTCATTGCTGAAGTAGGCATTGAAGGACTGGAGGGAAGACATGCCTAGGGAAGTGTTGGTGTGAGAGCGGGTTTACTCCCTTCCCCTGCTTCCCTCATCTCCGACCATCCCGGGAGGCACCGTCGTTCAGAGAGTGGGTCTTCCTGTGGGCCTGTGCATACAGCTGTGTTGCAGCGGCCACgttcagcctcccaagcctcATGGCTCCCTCCTGCACAGGGACCTGGGTTTCAAGTCCTCTTTTGGCTGCAACAGGCAGCAAGGAAGGGCAAAAATGCAAGGGAGCTAGCTTTTCATCCCAGTTGCCAGTTGCATGACTgtgggcaggttacttaaccactctttatgtatttattcatttcaagacagagtcttgctttgttgcccaggatggagtgcagtagcatgatctctcagcctcttgaatagctaggacgacaggtgtgtgccaccacgccaggctaaattttgtatttgtagtagagatgaggtttcaccatgttggccagactgctctcgaactcctgacctcaggtgatctgcctgcctcagcctcccaaagtgctgggattacaggcatgagccaccgtgaccggcctTAACCTCTCTTTAAAATGAGGAGGATGATAGCACCTATCACACGCAGTTATCACGAGGAATAAAGGTCCATGCACACCGTGCACATGGTACATGCTACACATTGATAAAGACCAGCTATTGTGATGACGTCTATTTACTTCTGCTAACATGCTCCCTTGGACagtgctccctctccctctccaggcTTCTGAGTCCTCCCTCATCTGCAGTGCCCCTTCCTCTTGAGTCAAGCTGGCCTCCCTGCACCCCCATGCCCACCTCCTCCTCGCACCTCCATGCCGCCTCCCACTGTTCCAGCTCCTTGCGGCTGCGTGTCCAGTCACTGGTCACCTTTCGTATCTCCTCACTCAGAGCCTGGTTGGCCGAGCCTGCCTGGTCCAGCTGTTCTCGGAGCATGGCATTCACCTGGGCCAGGCTGGCACTCCTGAATGGGGCACAGGGGATCAGTAGGCGCTCGCCCAGGGGGCCATCCTGCCAGCCCTGGCCCTccctgctgctcctcctccagcCAGATGAGAGCACTCTCCAGGTCTCGACTGTGCTCTGTGTCCTGGGTGAGTGAGAGTTTAAAGCATCAGGCTGAGCAGCTGGAGGACAgggcctgcccctgccccaccctggCACCCACCCTCAGCCTCTGCTGCTCCAGCTCTCCAGATCTCTCCAACAGCTGCTTCAGCTCCGAGAACCTCTTCTTGTAATGGAGAATCTGGGGATTGGGAGCTGATTGTgagccccagggctgggggcagggcaaTGTGAACACGTGGGAGGGAAAGAGCAGGAATGGGTGGCCTTGAACTTGCCCTGCAGCTGCTGCACAAGCTGGGCCTGCCGCTGCTGGCCCTCCTGGTAGGCCTGCAGCTTGCGCCGGTAGGAGGCCTGCTCCTCCTGCAGCTGCCTCCGCAATTCCACGCTCTGCCGTACCAGCCTCCTGGGCTCTTGCGTCTCCAGCTCCCCAGATTCCAGCCACAGAGTCTGCTCCAGCTGCAGGGAAGGGTCATGGGTGAGAGTCCTGGGCCTCCTGGGAAGGCAGGCTCAGGCCTCTGTAGCAGTGACAGGCTGGGCGCAGACCCACAATGCCTTGTAGGCTGATAGCCTGGCACCCTGGGGAGCAGATACATGAGGGCAAGCCCAGGGGCAGTGCACGTGTGCATGAGGCGATGCACCTATTCACAGACACGCAGATGGGGCCTGCGTGGACACATGCAGGTGAGCCCACAAACCCAAACCATGCACGCAAAGCCCAAAGGTGCACCTCGGTCAACCTCAGGGTCCTCAGTACACCATGTACCTCTCCTCCAGAACACTTAGCCCTGTCGTGGTTTCTGTTTATTACACTGATGTCTGTGTCTCCCCACCATGCCCCCATCCCAATGTGAGCTCAGAAAACCTcgattttttcttcctcattgtaCCTTAGCACTAGAATTGTGGCTGTGGAATGGCATGGCTCAcgctcagtaaatatttcctgCCATGGTGAATTAATGGCATGAGCTCATGGGAATACATTCAAACAGAGATGTCAATCCACCTGTGCATATGTGAGATTAaagatatgtacacacacataacacatacagGCAACCTCAAACATCCCCAGGGGAACACGAAGGAACCCCTCATATGCACGGCATTAAGATTTGTAACAGGTGCACACAGATGTTGCCCTATACAGTGCCTGCATATTAATGCCCCCTtctggctggtgcagtggctcatgcctgtaatcccagcactttgggaggtcaacgcaggtggatcacttgaagtcaggggttcgagaccagcctggccaacatgatgaaatcccgtctctactaaaaatccaaaaattagccgggtgtggtggcatgcacctgtaatcccagttactcaggaggctgaggcaggagaattgcttgaacttgggaggcagaggttgaagtcatccgagatcactccactgcactccaccccgggcaacagagcaagactccatcttttattaatttatttatttatttatttatttatttatttatttatctcataGACTGAGCGAGGGTACCCCGACCGGCGGAGGGACGGCTACGCCCTGCAGGCCGCTGCGTCCGGGCAGGCCCCGGCCTCCTGTCACGCCCCCAGCCCGTGACAATCCGGACAGGATGGGCCGCAGGACTCGGCGGGGCATCCGCGGAGCCCGTCGGGAATGCTCTCTTGGCCTCCAGCGCCGGGTAGCGGTGGGTGCGGCACCCGTAGTGCCCACAGCGACCACAGCCCGGGGACGTGGCTCCAGCCCGCCCCCAGGCGGGCGGCCTCCTTCGCCGGGAGCACGTtgcctggggaacatggcgaaacttcaactcttaaaaaaacaaaacaaccaccacaacagcaaaaacaagaacagaaattagctggctgtggtgacgcatgcctctgctactccagaggctgaggtgggaggatcgcgtCAACCAAGATGCCACGAGATACAGTAAGACTGTCTCTCAGAGAAAaagtcaaacaaataaaaaaagaggccGTGTAAGAGGTGACCCTGGGGACAGTGGAAAAACACTAAGGTTTTCAAGTGCTGTTAAAAGCCACTAGGCCTTTGGGACCATTGAGCAATCTACAAAGCAGGGAAGCCTAGATCCCTTAGCGCCGCCTGCCTAGTACCACCACAGATAACATGAGAGACCTCCCCTACAGAGACAGAAATTTGTCTCCCGAGGAGACAAGTGACTACAGACATCTGTCCCaggacaggaaaaaagaaaacgaggtctcacaaaaacaaaaacagctgacCACACCATACAATCACTGAGACCGAGCCTGCGactataggcaaaaaaaaaaaaaaaaaaatctgtctattATTCATACCATGAAAGACCAGGGGAAAGTGTGAACGCAGTCCCCTACTACTGTTGTGGGAATCAGAAGAACGGAGAGACCAATAGGTGGAACAGGAGGATTTATTGACTGCACTCAGGCACAGCAGATTAAAATCCAAAggctgagccctgaacaaagacAGGGCTTGACTTTATACACACTTCTGAAAGGGGGTCAGCCAGTTTCAATGGCACACCAGGAATTTGATGGCACGAAACTCGTGGGGCAGGCAAGAGGGCTTacagaagcagaagaaaggcaGCTAATCAAACTGTGACAGGTCTTGCAATGCAAGTATAGCTggtgaccttgcagctgcactGAAGGGAAATCAGGAACTTAACAAAACTTGTATAATTAGAAATGGAAGGGGGGAAAGAGAAGGTAGTGAAGGGAtttgttgttttttcctcttaTCCTTGTTAGGGGTGGACTGTGTTGAGAGAGTCTCCAGAACTCATTCCTTGGGGCTCTGACTTTTCAGATAGTGTAATTAAGAATCTGCTAGGGCTGTATCTATTGCAGGTCTTGGAGTCAGCCAAGTACAGGAAaacttgccttttccttttaacttCTGACTTATTACTACAAGTTGTGCAGCACACCATGCCTGGTTTTCATCAGCAATGTTtcctgaggttacagaaagatTTCTAATCCTGGGAGGAAACACTCCCTTGAAGCAAAAGTGTTCTCCCCCAAAAAATGCAAGGAGCTATCTTCTTGATAGCCAGGCACATAATTCTCAGGTTTTGCCCCACAGAATCTCTATCTATAATAGAGCAGTGGTCATGCCTAGTGGAAAGTTTGAGGGAACTCGCCCAACATTGAGTTTCTTCAGagccatatacatatatataaccaaATATCCTAAAAGACACTgcccttcctcattccatgcaGTTAGACATTTATAGGACCATGGATGGTGATCTCCTCCAGACAAAAATAAACGCTGGTGCAGAACAGGTAAGTGTATTATAATTTCAGTACATCATCTTTTGGGCATTTTAAACCATGGGTCAGACATGTTAGAGCAAGAGGCCAGGTTGATAGAAAGAgggagttgtttttcttttgattttccaATAGCAAAGTGGTGTTTGCCACTGTCATTTCAGAGTGAGGTGACaatttgttgtttggttttgtgggtttttgtttgtttgtttgtttttgagacaaggtctcactgtcacccaggctggagtgcagtggcatgatcagggttTACTTCTGCTTTGACCTCACGAATTCAAGCAAAGCTCCTTActaatcctcctgagtagctgggactacaggcgcgcgacCCCACACCCTGGGGTGTGAACTGGGATTTGATGTTTTCAGTGGGTTCCCTAATGGAATAGGCTCCCTTACTCTTCTAGAATCAGATTGTCTTCATGATTATCATTCTTGTGTGCACTATATTTCTACtaccctgctattttttttctattttcctttttactttttatttttttctttgtgagacagagtcttgctctgtctcccgggctgtattgcagtggcaggatctcagctcactgcaagcgccacctcctgggttcaagcaattcttttgcttcagcctcctgagtagccacctggctaatttttgtatttttagtggagacagggtttcaccatgttgtcaggcttgtctcgaactcctgacctcaagtgattcacccacctcagcctcccaaagtgctgggattacaggcatgaactaccacacctggctctcaAATCATTTTAGTTAAGCAAAGACAGATTTGTCTGGCTTTTTAGTACATTGCTGAATTATCCTCCAATCTATATTTTTAGGAAGGACCTGGGAAATGGCAACATGGAGATATTTGGTGAAAATGTGAACCTTTCATGTTCTGCTTCAGTCCCTTTTTGAAAATCCTTCCAATTTACCTTTTGCAACCAGTTAGTGGCCTTGCCTTCTTCACCAGCATTTGAATTAATTGACAAAGATCAGAATATTTGGGCTCAAAGGTTTCAACAGTTAAGTCAAATTTTCTGCCAAAGCCTATAGGATCTTGGAGCCTGCTTTAGAAAGAGAAGAGTGAAATGTATTTAAGTTTCGATCAGGGAAGTCCTTTATAATATTCTTAATTCATATTTTGGTGAAGTGGTATACACAATGGTAGGCTCCCCTCTTCCTGTGGGTTTGGGTTTTACCTTGAAAGGGACTCTCAGAACAGAAGTTTCAGGGAAAGGGCCAGAGCCCTGGGGACTCTCCTTAGGTGATGGTGATGGAAGAAGAGGCAAGGCAGGACAGGAAGGCTCATGTAAGAAAGACTATGCGGGTgcaggggcaggaggagaaggagcagTTGGAGGCAAAAGAGTCAAAGCCTCCTCAATATTTCTCAATTCAGAAAACATGACAGTTTACCTCCTTCAGCTTACTTCCTCAATGGAGGCAATTTTCTCAGTTCTTTTAGAAATTTGAGAAATTTAGACATTTCTAGGTCTCATTGGAAGTAAGTCTCCCATTTAATTTGTCTGGTTCTAAAaccaaatttctctctctctctcttttttttttttttgagacagggtcacccagactggagtgcagtggtgtgatctctgcttactgcactCACCGCTTGCTGCATGACAGCCAATAAGTCGAGGGTTGAGGTGTAGGGGCAGGGAAGGTGACTTTATTCCAGAGAGCCACCAAACTGAACAGATGGTGAACTAGTCTCCTAAAGAACCATCTTAAATTAGTATGATTTTCAGGCTACTTGTACGttagggaagggaggaagaaggaggtgATTGAGGTGAAGAGGTCTGACAATGACAGACATGGGCTGC
This portion of the Pongo abelii isolate AG06213 chromosome 1, NHGRI_mPonAbe1-v2.0_pri, whole genome shotgun sequence genome encodes:
- the LOC129058043 gene encoding rootletin-like, translating into MAVLRIVPASPRLEQTLWLESGELETQEPRRLVRQSVELRRQLQEEQASYRRKLQAYQEGQQRQAQLVQQLQGKFKATHSCSFPPTCSHCPAPSPGAHNQLPIPRFSITRRGSRS